One Amycolatopsis sp. NBC_00355 genomic window carries:
- a CDS encoding site-specific integrase produces the protein MTKRRSRGDGGIRWSESRQRWIAEITVGYTPAGKRKVRTANGKTKTEAKDRLKEMLREYDDGLPPEDRSFTVAQAVRDFLAHGLPRRSASTVEKLTILADKHIVPLIGRRNARELTADEVDTWLAGRAKDVSTRTLQELLSLLRRSLARAQKREKIKRNVALLCEVPEGRAGRPSKSLTFEQAEAVLAAAEFTSMRAYIVVSLLTGARTEEMRALTWSHTDLEGRPGLTPPIPPHVMVWRSVREGGDTKTAKSRRSLALPRRCVDALRAHQQKQAFARKLAGDNWEEHGLVFASAVGRELDAANVRRAFRRVLKKAGLTPTEWTPRELRHSFVSLLSDSGMEIEKISRLVGHNGTTVTEKVYRHQLRPVIQHGAETMDNIFTRDGAA, from the coding sequence ATGACGAAACGGCGTAGCCGCGGAGACGGCGGCATCCGCTGGTCGGAGAGCCGTCAGCGCTGGATCGCGGAGATCACGGTCGGCTACACGCCGGCCGGAAAACGGAAGGTCCGCACCGCAAACGGCAAGACGAAGACCGAGGCGAAGGACCGGCTCAAGGAGATGCTCCGCGAGTACGACGACGGGCTTCCGCCGGAAGACCGGTCGTTCACGGTGGCTCAGGCGGTGCGCGACTTCCTCGCGCACGGCCTGCCCCGGAGGTCGGCCTCAACCGTGGAGAAGCTGACGATCCTCGCCGACAAGCACATCGTTCCGCTCATCGGACGTCGCAACGCCCGTGAGCTGACCGCGGACGAGGTCGACACTTGGCTCGCTGGCCGGGCGAAGGACGTGTCGACGCGGACGCTGCAAGAGCTGCTGTCGTTGCTCCGGCGGTCGTTGGCCAGGGCGCAGAAGCGAGAGAAGATCAAACGCAACGTCGCGCTCCTGTGTGAGGTTCCGGAGGGGCGGGCAGGCCGGCCGTCGAAGTCGCTGACGTTCGAGCAGGCCGAGGCCGTTCTTGCAGCGGCCGAGTTCACCTCAATGCGCGCCTACATCGTGGTGTCGCTGCTGACCGGGGCTCGGACCGAGGAGATGCGGGCGCTCACCTGGTCACACACGGATTTGGAGGGCAGGCCGGGCCTGACCCCACCGATCCCTCCGCATGTCATGGTGTGGCGCTCGGTGCGGGAAGGCGGGGACACGAAGACGGCGAAGTCGCGTCGCTCGCTCGCGCTTCCACGGCGGTGCGTGGACGCGCTGCGGGCCCATCAGCAGAAGCAGGCGTTTGCGCGCAAGTTGGCCGGTGATAACTGGGAGGAGCACGGATTGGTGTTCGCCTCTGCAGTCGGTCGCGAGCTTGACGCGGCCAACGTCCGACGAGCGTTCCGACGGGTACTCAAAAAGGCGGGCCTCACACCGACGGAGTGGACACCGCGTGAGCTGCGGCACAGCTTCGTGTCGCTTCTCTCCGACAGTGGGATGGAGATTGAGAAGATCTCACGCCTCGTCGGCCACAACGGCACGACAGTGACGGAGAAGGTCTATCGCCACCAGTTGCGACCGGTGATCCAACACGGCGCCGAGACAATGGACAACATTTTCACGCGCGACGGAGCGGCGTAG
- a CDS encoding DUF3566 domain-containing protein, which yields MTPSENPEAAGSNGTPASPPWQRVGKDGGDAEATVGLATDEVRPAGETQPVSPAEHPVVTGSAAPRLFGGGDTPPGGEPSAAAIPSASTQRARPSALRRPGRGPRRASLQVKRFDPWSVLKLSLVLGVAMFFVWLVAVGVLYTVLDGMGVWDKLNGTYSSLVGGEGANASSEPLISAGRVFGIAAILGAINIVLVSALATVSAFIYNVSADLAGGLEVTLSERE from the coding sequence GTGACACCATCCGAGAATCCCGAGGCAGCGGGTTCGAACGGGACTCCGGCGAGCCCACCCTGGCAGCGGGTCGGCAAGGACGGCGGCGACGCTGAGGCGACGGTCGGGCTGGCCACGGATGAGGTGCGCCCGGCCGGCGAGACGCAGCCCGTCTCGCCGGCCGAGCACCCGGTGGTGACCGGCAGCGCCGCCCCCCGCCTCTTCGGCGGCGGCGACACCCCGCCGGGAGGCGAGCCGTCCGCGGCCGCCATCCCGTCGGCGTCGACCCAGCGAGCCCGCCCGAGCGCCCTCCGGCGCCCGGGCCGCGGCCCGCGACGGGCGAGCCTGCAGGTCAAGCGATTCGACCCGTGGTCGGTGCTGAAACTGTCCCTGGTGCTCGGCGTCGCGATGTTCTTCGTCTGGCTCGTCGCGGTCGGCGTCCTCTACACGGTCCTCGACGGCATGGGCGTCTGGGACAAGCTGAACGGCACGTACTCCTCGCTGGTCGGCGGCGAAGGCGCGAACGCGTCCTCCGAACCGCTGATCAGCGCGGGCCGCGTCTTCGGCATCGCCGCGATCCTGGGCGCGATCAACATCGTCCTGGTCTCGGCGCTGGCCACGGTCAGCGCGTTCATCTACAACGTGTCGGCCGACCTCGCCGGAGGCCTGGAAGTCACGCTGTCGGAACGGGAGTAA
- a CDS encoding helix-turn-helix domain-containing protein: protein MNAVPMPVAVPERHLYRITEAMRLLSMSRSVIYEQLRSGRLRSVKQGRARLVPAVAIQQYVELLMKEAEVSYDETA from the coding sequence ATGAACGCCGTACCCATGCCGGTCGCCGTGCCCGAACGGCACCTCTACCGGATCACCGAAGCCATGCGCCTGCTCTCGATGAGCCGCTCAGTCATCTACGAGCAGCTCCGCTCGGGACGCTTGCGCTCGGTCAAGCAGGGACGCGCCCGGCTGGTGCCGGCCGTCGCCATCCAGCAGTACGTCGAGTTGCTCATGAAGGAAGCGGAGGTCAGCTATGACGAAACGGCGTAG